In Niallia sp. FSL W8-0635, one genomic interval encodes:
- a CDS encoding PAS domain S-box protein: MDDKNVSELHPKDINGLIKLLLTAFHSLQDLVYVVEVTKDLYRYVFVNQAGLKVLNTDESVFGKTFDEVLEKEDAEFLKHQYLKACNSNKVVTFEDQLLLPTGKVRINETVLTPFIDNDNNIYIIAVVRDITEKARQLTELQQSRKQLEENDQLLASLLDQNEDAIFMFDTEGYFLEVNGASEKITGFGNGELIGTHFSQSMPKREVVKIENLFKQSALGISSRHETVIYHKDGHKVYLNIKNIPIVVEGKVTGVFGIARDITKDKKTLEELSIVKSRLESFINDSTDSISMVDREGKVLFINDAFTNIYGFSKEEVIGKEPPIIPNWLKEQADDLNQQVLLGKKVQGIYVKRQKKTGELVDMSISLSPIYDEMGQISGVSHISRDISDQKKLQMELMCIKEELELVWNNTSDAIFMIDQKGSFLKGNPAFEEMLGWKVEEMKKLTKSPIYPQFHLQQLEYFLDDLRSGQRIPSFQTQRMRKDGSLIDVVANYKPVNMGNILAVGTYQDVTEYTQVLKKQEESEEKFKSVVETAPEAILILTDGKIGFINQAGLKLLKAKGKSQVIGKNSLDFVFQNDRKQLLEKIQKVFQKELIENMVEGRFYTLDGDIIYTEATFAMIRDHGKTSVVVMLRDVTTKRRAEKAMRESEERFRIIAEYSMDIIKVLNPQGKILYVSPSLEKVLGYPVRNMIGKEFFINVHSEDLQEIKEKFKKMFETKEYFQVNLRRIHQDGHSVWLNTDFVPVINSEGEIERVVAISADITEMRRKEKKLSEMAYSDHLTGLPNRRLFLDRLQQAFYTSDRTGKLTALMVLDCDKFKIINDTLGHDVGDEVIKIFAKRVKSSLRKGDTLSRVGGDEFTIVLPEIRKVEDVVEISERILGIVNEKMLISGKELEISTSIGISFHNPNAPSNTDELFKKADQELYKAKAKGGNCFSYTDDTTL, encoded by the coding sequence ATGGATGATAAAAATGTAAGTGAGTTACACCCAAAAGATATTAATGGACTTATAAAATTACTTTTAACGGCATTTCACTCCTTACAGGATCTTGTATATGTAGTAGAAGTGACGAAAGATTTATATAGATATGTGTTTGTAAATCAAGCTGGCTTAAAAGTGTTGAATACAGATGAAAGTGTATTTGGGAAAACATTTGATGAAGTATTAGAAAAAGAGGATGCAGAATTTTTAAAACATCAATATTTAAAGGCTTGTAATAGTAATAAAGTAGTTACATTTGAAGATCAATTATTACTGCCAACTGGTAAAGTAAGGATAAATGAAACAGTATTAACACCATTTATTGACAATGATAATAATATTTATATCATTGCTGTGGTTCGTGATATTACCGAAAAAGCGAGGCAATTAACAGAGTTACAGCAGTCACGCAAGCAATTAGAAGAAAATGATCAGCTTTTAGCATCTCTGCTGGATCAAAATGAAGATGCAATATTTATGTTTGATACAGAAGGTTATTTTCTAGAGGTTAATGGAGCATCAGAAAAAATAACAGGGTTCGGAAATGGAGAATTAATAGGAACGCACTTTTCACAATCGATGCCAAAAAGAGAGGTAGTGAAGATAGAGAATCTCTTCAAGCAGTCGGCTTTAGGGATATCGAGTAGACACGAGACTGTTATTTATCATAAGGATGGGCATAAAGTTTATTTAAATATAAAGAATATACCAATTGTTGTAGAAGGAAAAGTTACAGGTGTTTTTGGAATTGCTAGAGACATAACAAAGGATAAAAAAACCTTAGAGGAATTGAGTATTGTTAAATCAAGACTAGAGTCTTTTATTAATGATAGTACGGATTCTATTTCAATGGTAGATAGGGAGGGAAAAGTTCTCTTTATTAATGATGCATTTACGAATATATACGGATTCTCAAAGGAAGAAGTAATAGGGAAAGAGCCACCAATAATCCCCAATTGGCTAAAAGAACAGGCAGACGATTTAAACCAACAAGTTTTATTGGGAAAAAAGGTGCAAGGGATATATGTGAAAAGGCAGAAAAAAACAGGTGAATTAGTCGACATGAGTATTAGCTTATCTCCTATTTATGATGAGATGGGGCAAATATCTGGAGTATCTCATATATCGCGTGATATCAGTGACCAGAAGAAATTGCAAATGGAATTGATGTGCATAAAAGAAGAATTAGAACTCGTATGGAATAATACCTCGGACGCCATCTTTATGATTGACCAAAAAGGGAGCTTTTTAAAGGGGAATCCAGCATTTGAAGAGATGCTTGGTTGGAAAGTAGAGGAAATGAAGAAGCTAACTAAATCCCCTATTTATCCACAATTCCACTTGCAACAATTAGAATATTTTCTAGATGATTTAAGGAGTGGGCAAAGAATACCAAGTTTTCAAACACAGCGAATGCGTAAAGATGGGTCTCTTATTGATGTAGTTGCAAACTATAAACCGGTGAATATGGGAAATATATTAGCTGTAGGTACTTACCAAGATGTTACCGAATATACACAAGTTTTGAAAAAACAAGAGGAAAGTGAGGAAAAGTTTAAAAGTGTGGTAGAAACAGCACCAGAAGCAATTCTTATCCTTACAGATGGAAAAATAGGTTTTATTAACCAAGCTGGTTTAAAGCTCTTAAAGGCAAAAGGTAAATCACAAGTCATTGGAAAAAACAGTTTAGATTTTGTTTTTCAAAATGATCGCAAGCAATTGCTAGAGAAAATACAGAAAGTTTTTCAAAAAGAGCTTATAGAAAATATGGTAGAAGGAAGATTTTACACATTAGACGGAGACATTATTTATACAGAAGCTACATTTGCAATGATAAGGGATCACGGGAAAACATCGGTAGTAGTGATGCTTAGAGATGTTACAACAAAAAGAAGAGCGGAAAAGGCGATGAGAGAAAGTGAAGAACGTTTTCGAATTATCGCCGAATATTCTATGGATATTATTAAGGTACTAAATCCACAAGGGAAAATCTTATATGTATCACCTTCTTTAGAAAAAGTATTAGGGTATCCAGTCAGAAATATGATTGGAAAAGAATTTTTTATAAATGTTCATTCTGAGGATTTGCAAGAAATTAAAGAAAAATTTAAAAAGATGTTTGAAACAAAAGAGTATTTTCAGGTGAATTTGCGGCGAATACATCAAGATGGTCATTCGGTATGGTTAAATACTGATTTTGTTCCAGTTATAAATTCTGAAGGGGAAATTGAGAGAGTTGTTGCTATTTCGGCAGATATTACAGAGATGCGAAGAAAGGAGAAAAAATTATCTGAAATGGCTTACTCTGACCATTTAACAGGACTTCCGAATAGAAGATTATTCCTTGATCGTTTGCAGCAAGCGTTCTATACATCGGATCGTACAGGAAAGTTGACCGCTTTAATGGTGTTAGATTGCGATAAATTTAAAATTATCAATGATACACTTGGACATGATGTTGGGGATGAAGTCATAAAGATATTTGCAAAAAGAGTAAAGAGCTCGCTTCGCAAAGGGGATACTTTATCAAGAGTAGGTGGAGACGAATTTACGATTGTCTTGCCAGAAATAAGGAAAGTTGAGGATGTGGTCGAAATATCCGAGAGAATTCTCGGAATAGTGAATGAAAAAATGCTGATAAGTGGAAAGGAATTGGAAATTTCAACAAGTATCGGAATTTCTTTTCATAATCCTAATGCCCCTTCTAATACGGATGAATTATTTAAAAAAGCGGATCAGGAATTATATAAGGCGAAAGCAAAGGGTGGAAATTGTTTTTCTTATACAGATGACACCACATTATAA
- a CDS encoding EAL domain-containing protein, with translation MAKFNFLKDKKMELENQSKKLGNFEYLLNKETFNAIFEKHPDIVFALDNNGELLHGNPSVKRILGYEKRDLHKNVSRIYIKRHQHLRKSHIKRALNGESQNFRADIIHLNGQTLTFDITYVPIMGKEEQILGIYGIAKDITLFKTNTKELLKVKENLELAQQVANIGSWEYYIVEDQAYWSNQTFEIYGIKSNTFVPTYKKLVAFVHPEDRHYFDSTFRNALKNRESYTMEFRIKRMDGVFIYVFVQAEVIVDENSRPLKYVGVIHDITKRKVAEKNLIEAEERFRNIYNNLEVGISSYDTVNNAFILTSPGIKAVTGYSSEELLVMGWETIVHPDDLLEFRQLRLKLIQGESLTHTYRILSKQGEVKRVQDQTIPELDHAGNVIKLDGIVSDITFLEKSKEEITYLAYHDYLTDLFNKRRFDEKMEELIQISKRNKKSFSVLYLNLDRFKQINDRLGHAIGDKLLKQFTIRLDKKLKVSNYLFARLGGDEFGILLWDFERTDFPIMIAKRIIDCMKTSFIIDEYELFVTTSVGISTFPIDGQTKEELVKKADAALHRAKEMGKNNYQIYSTLLNISSFKQFQLERDLYKAMERQEFYLHFQPRVDTKTGKMVSAEALIRWDNAEWGSVSPREFIPIAEENGLILPIGDWVFQEVCNRISIWKSMNLPIVPISINISAQRLLKSDFIPTVIQTLRETKTDPSLIEFEITETTLIQYEEIVTLAVQQLKEIGIRIALDDFGTGYSSLTYLKQYPIDTIKLDRSFVRNITDSKKDEMIVKSMIFLAKGLDMKIVAEGVETNAQLNLLKQQECDEIQGYLFSKSVGEEEFQSFLQKKIIKPQEPQWESREMTNRRNFYRINLIRPLQAQMSLIAIKGKKVQLGKTEILIEDIGIGGIKILSNIDLPIRPDIALQFETNILNEKVELYGHIVWKHEVNDIYQYGIKFVIREKERDYFAKLFNKFCVEYRKNPLLTNCSFINEEKISYLKNLNS, from the coding sequence ATGGCGAAATTTAATTTCTTAAAAGATAAAAAAATGGAATTAGAGAATCAGTCTAAAAAGCTCGGTAATTTCGAATATTTATTAAACAAAGAAACGTTTAATGCCATATTTGAAAAACATCCGGATATTGTATTTGCATTGGACAATAATGGGGAGTTATTGCATGGGAATCCATCAGTAAAACGAATCCTTGGTTATGAAAAAAGAGATTTACATAAAAACGTTAGCAGAATTTATATAAAAAGACATCAACATCTACGAAAAAGCCATATAAAAAGGGCATTAAATGGAGAAAGTCAAAATTTTAGAGCAGATATCATTCATCTAAATGGTCAAACACTCACCTTTGATATTACATATGTTCCAATCATGGGGAAAGAAGAGCAAATCCTTGGTATTTATGGGATAGCAAAAGATATAACTTTGTTTAAAACGAATACAAAGGAATTGTTGAAGGTGAAAGAAAATCTAGAATTAGCTCAACAAGTAGCAAATATCGGAAGTTGGGAATATTACATTGTCGAGGATCAGGCATATTGGTCTAATCAGACTTTTGAAATATATGGAATAAAAAGCAATACGTTTGTGCCAACCTATAAGAAATTAGTAGCATTTGTTCATCCGGAAGATCGGCACTATTTCGATTCTACCTTTCGAAACGCCTTAAAGAATAGAGAAAGCTATACAATGGAATTTAGAATTAAGCGAATGGATGGTGTTTTTATCTATGTGTTTGTTCAAGCAGAAGTGATAGTAGATGAAAACTCTCGGCCTTTAAAATATGTAGGGGTTATTCATGATATAACGAAAAGAAAAGTGGCAGAAAAAAATTTAATAGAGGCAGAAGAGAGATTTAGAAATATTTACAATAATCTAGAGGTTGGCATTTCTTCTTATGATACTGTGAATAATGCGTTCATTCTAACATCACCAGGGATTAAAGCTGTTACGGGATATAGCTCTGAGGAGTTGTTAGTTATGGGGTGGGAGACAATTGTTCACCCGGATGATTTATTGGAGTTTAGACAATTAAGGTTGAAATTAATACAGGGTGAATCACTCACGCATACCTATCGAATACTCTCCAAGCAGGGAGAAGTAAAAAGGGTACAGGACCAAACGATACCGGAATTAGACCATGCAGGGAATGTTATCAAATTAGATGGAATCGTTTCAGATATTACTTTTTTGGAGAAAAGTAAGGAAGAAATTACGTATTTAGCTTATCATGATTATTTAACGGATTTATTCAATAAAAGAAGATTTGATGAAAAAATGGAAGAATTAATTCAAATTTCTAAACGAAATAAAAAGAGTTTTTCTGTCTTATATTTGAATCTAGATAGATTTAAACAGATTAATGATCGACTTGGTCATGCAATCGGAGATAAGCTATTGAAACAATTTACGATTAGATTGGATAAAAAGCTGAAAGTGAGTAATTATTTGTTTGCAAGACTTGGTGGAGATGAATTCGGTATTCTACTATGGGATTTCGAGCGTACAGATTTTCCAATAATGATTGCAAAAAGAATCATCGATTGCATGAAAACATCCTTTATAATCGATGAATATGAATTGTTTGTAACGACAAGTGTTGGTATAAGTACCTTTCCAATTGATGGACAGACAAAAGAAGAGCTAGTGAAAAAAGCAGATGCTGCTTTACATAGAGCAAAGGAAATGGGGAAAAACAATTACCAAATTTATTCGACTTTATTAAATATCTCTTCATTCAAACAGTTTCAGCTAGAAAGAGATTTATATAAAGCAATGGAAAGACAGGAATTCTATCTCCATTTTCAGCCTAGAGTGGATACAAAAACTGGAAAAATGGTAAGTGCCGAAGCGCTTATACGTTGGGACAATGCTGAATGGGGATCTGTTTCCCCAAGAGAATTTATTCCCATTGCTGAAGAAAATGGCTTGATTCTACCTATTGGGGATTGGGTATTTCAAGAGGTTTGTAATAGGATTTCAATTTGGAAAAGCATGAACCTACCTATTGTACCTATATCAATTAATATTTCTGCACAAAGATTATTAAAAAGTGATTTTATTCCAACTGTCATTCAAACCTTAAGAGAAACAAAAACAGATCCTTCCTTAATAGAATTTGAGATAACGGAGACTACTTTAATACAGTATGAAGAAATTGTCACATTAGCTGTACAGCAATTAAAAGAAATTGGTATTCGGATTGCATTAGATGATTTTGGTACGGGCTATTCTTCTTTGACTTATTTAAAACAATATCCAATTGATACGATAAAATTAGATCGCTCTTTTGTAAGGAATATAACGGACTCGAAAAAGGATGAAATGATTGTTAAATCCATGATCTTTTTGGCAAAAGGATTGGATATGAAAATTGTTGCAGAAGGAGTGGAAACAAACGCGCAATTGAACTTACTAAAGCAACAAGAATGTGATGAAATACAAGGATATTTATTTAGTAAATCAGTTGGCGAAGAAGAATTTCAAAGCTTCCTGCAAAAAAAGATAATAAAGCCACAAGAGCCGCAATGGGAGAGTAGAGAAATGACGAATAGAAGGAATTTCTATCGAATAAATCTAATTCGTCCTCTACAGGCACAAATGTCTTTAATAGCAATTAAAGGAAAAAAAGTTCAGTTAGGAAAAACTGAAATTCTTATAGAGGATATAGGGATTGGCGGAATAAAAATTCTTTCGAATATTGATTTACCTATAAGACCAGATATTGCTTTGCAATTTGAAACCAATATATTAAATGAGAAAGTAGAATTGTATGGACATATTGTTTGGAAACATGAAGTAAATGATATTTATCAATACGGTATTAAATTTGTGATTAGAGAAAAAGAAAGAGATTATTTTGCAAAATTATTTAATAAATTTTGTGTTGAATATCGTAAAAATCCTCTATTAACAAATTGTAGTTTTATTAATGAGGAAAAAATAAGCTATCTTAAAAATCTAAATTCTTAG
- a CDS encoding CheR family methyltransferase: protein MMKEYQQVNGKDKERIEIELLLQGLYAWCGYDYRNYAYNSIRRRIWHRVHAEKLGSITGLLEKILHDSDCLKRLIQDFSIHVTEMFRDPAFFLAFREKIVPVLRTYPSIRIWHAGCSTGEEVYSMAMLLQEEGIYEKTKIYATDISTDALAIAKAGVFPMESMRKFTTNYLKAGGKKAFSDYYDVKGDTVKFDSSLTKNIVFAQHNLVTDRSFNEFHVIFCRNVLIYFDKALQNKVHQLFYDSLGMFGFLGLGDRESILFTDTADCYEEISRHEKLYKKIK, encoded by the coding sequence ATGATGAAAGAATACCAACAAGTAAATGGAAAAGATAAGGAAAGAATTGAAATAGAATTACTTTTACAAGGACTGTACGCTTGGTGTGGATATGACTATCGGAATTATGCATATAATTCGATTCGAAGAAGAATATGGCATCGTGTGCATGCAGAGAAATTAGGGAGTATCACGGGTTTACTAGAAAAAATTCTTCATGATTCTGACTGCCTAAAAAGATTAATACAAGATTTTTCTATCCATGTGACGGAGATGTTTCGTGATCCTGCTTTTTTCTTAGCCTTTCGGGAAAAAATAGTACCTGTTTTACGGACTTACCCCTCGATTCGAATTTGGCATGCAGGCTGTTCAACAGGGGAAGAAGTATATTCTATGGCAATGCTGCTCCAAGAAGAAGGCATTTACGAAAAAACGAAAATATATGCGACGGATATTAGTACAGATGCATTAGCGATTGCAAAAGCTGGTGTATTTCCAATGGAAAGCATGAGAAAGTTTACGACAAATTATTTAAAAGCAGGAGGCAAAAAAGCATTTTCCGATTATTATGATGTAAAAGGTGATACAGTAAAGTTTGATTCAAGCTTAACGAAAAATATTGTGTTCGCCCAGCATAACTTAGTAACAGATCGATCATTTAACGAGTTTCATGTTATTTTTTGTAGGAATGTACTAATCTATTTTGATAAAGCCCTTCAAAATAAGGTACATCAGCTTTTTTATGATAGTTTAGGGATGTTTGGATTCTTAGGACTTGGTGATCGAGAATCCATCTTATTTACTGATACTGCAGATTGTTATGAAGAAATAAGCAGACATGAAAAGCTTTATAAGAAGATAAAATAG
- a CDS encoding response regulator: protein MKIKSKLILLLSILPVLFFLLIAIAWYQLSSINKMKVSSQANYELSFLAEEIHRNIKNEAISLRNLLILTDEESIQKELSNLETESNSISQDIATLDAKVSTADQQKMMKELETINQEFNLYKDQLVNLVKEGKLEEASTLINSKSNLIHEDFFQVISAITEHFESNLLTSFEEVSSSMYERILIGSILLMLSLLLIIALIFKNVWSISMRLNKVSNVMTDVANGKEDLSTKVEDTSKDEIGDVAKSFNRMTQSLEEQMEREQELLWNKSNIAEITTSLSGNHDLESLSRTFLSQIVPLLDACHAVFYIKSTNSQGGKQMYKLQASYAYKERKHMTTEFEGGEGLIGQAVLEKETILLTNVPADYVSVKSGLGEAAPLNLYVIPILFEGDVKAVLEMASFHPFNIQQQEFVEEVVKGLGIIIDSVIGRIQLARLLEESQTLTEEVQAQSEELQSQQEELRASNEELEEQTQALRQSEEKLQAQQEELEQTNAELKEKAIILEDQNKQFEKTNREVEQARAELEIKAKELALSSKYKSEFLANMSHELRTPLNSLLILSQLLSDNHGGNLSDKQIEYAKTIYSSGNDLLILINDILDLAKIESGKMEVNPSNIQMDELSDFLENNFRPIANKKNLRFDIVLKDNLTPALFNDEQRLKQLLTNLLSNSFKFTQQGGIELEISSDSKGEFRFSICDTGIGIPKEKQGIIFQAFQQADGTTSRKFGGTGLGLSICRELSELLGGRIEVESEEGKGSTFTFIVGNYEGGIKDMSTFIMEEEVAASQEPVYREEVPYSPQSVVQETTIKRLLIVDDDRIHRNYLMEHIGDKNVIIKAVSTGYEAIEELKVNQFDCIILDLGLTDTSGFVLLEEIKKDYANKDLKVFIYTARSLTSKEELFLNKYADTIIIKDPHAPKRLKEELDLYLSGNQENNIEENQTSSKTQKAKALEGKLILLVDDDVRNVYALSSVLEMHGMKILFAENGREALEMLAKNEDIDLVLMDIMMPEMDGYEAIKRIRLDDKRKELPVIALTAKAMKEDREKCLEAGASDYIMKPVHSDQLLSLISVWLYPVEGRE, encoded by the coding sequence ATGAAAATAAAATCAAAATTAATTTTACTTCTTAGTATATTGCCCGTTTTATTTTTTTTACTAATTGCCATTGCGTGGTATCAGCTTTCTTCCATTAATAAAATGAAAGTGTCATCCCAAGCCAATTATGAATTGTCTTTTTTAGCAGAGGAAATTCATCGGAATATTAAAAATGAAGCCATCAGTTTACGAAATTTACTTATTCTAACGGATGAGGAATCTATCCAAAAAGAATTGTCGAATTTAGAAACAGAAAGTAATTCTATTTCACAGGATATAGCGACATTAGATGCAAAAGTGTCTACCGCTGATCAACAAAAAATGATGAAGGAATTAGAAACGATCAACCAGGAGTTTAATCTGTATAAGGATCAGCTGGTGAATTTGGTAAAAGAAGGAAAGTTAGAGGAGGCAAGCACATTAATTAATAGCAAATCTAACTTGATACATGAAGATTTCTTTCAAGTCATTTCAGCTATAACAGAGCATTTTGAATCCAACTTGCTTACTTCCTTTGAAGAGGTTTCAAGTAGTATGTATGAGCGGATTTTAATCGGCAGTATTCTCCTTATGCTCTCGCTTCTCTTAATTATTGCGTTAATCTTTAAAAATGTCTGGTCTATATCGATGCGTTTAAACAAAGTTTCTAATGTGATGACAGACGTGGCTAATGGTAAAGAAGATTTGTCTACAAAGGTCGAAGATACTAGTAAGGATGAGATTGGAGATGTAGCAAAATCATTTAATCGGATGACCCAGTCTTTAGAAGAACAAATGGAGAGAGAACAGGAATTACTTTGGAATAAATCCAACATTGCTGAAATTACAACAAGCTTAAGTGGGAATCATGATTTAGAATCATTATCTCGTACATTCCTTTCCCAAATAGTGCCTTTATTGGATGCATGTCATGCTGTATTTTATATAAAATCAACTAATTCACAAGGTGGTAAGCAAATGTATAAGCTGCAGGCATCCTATGCATATAAAGAAAGAAAGCATATGACGACTGAATTTGAAGGTGGGGAAGGTCTGATTGGACAAGCAGTCCTTGAAAAGGAAACTATTCTTCTTACAAATGTCCCTGCTGATTATGTAAGTGTAAAGTCAGGTCTTGGAGAAGCAGCTCCACTGAATCTATATGTGATTCCGATACTTTTTGAAGGGGATGTAAAAGCGGTTTTAGAAATGGCATCTTTCCACCCATTTAACATACAGCAACAGGAATTTGTAGAAGAAGTGGTCAAAGGATTAGGGATTATCATTGATAGCGTAATAGGAAGAATCCAATTGGCAAGGCTATTAGAAGAATCGCAAACTTTAACAGAAGAGGTACAAGCTCAGAGTGAAGAGCTGCAATCACAGCAGGAAGAACTAAGAGCTTCAAATGAAGAGTTAGAAGAACAAACACAGGCACTAAGACAATCAGAGGAAAAATTGCAGGCGCAACAAGAGGAACTAGAACAAACCAATGCGGAATTAAAAGAAAAAGCCATTATTCTGGAAGATCAGAATAAACAATTTGAAAAAACAAATCGAGAAGTAGAACAAGCCCGTGCAGAGTTAGAAATTAAAGCAAAGGAACTGGCACTAAGCTCAAAATATAAATCTGAATTTCTAGCAAATATGTCTCACGAACTTCGAACACCGTTAAATAGCCTATTGATTTTATCCCAGCTTCTATCCGATAATCATGGTGGCAATTTATCAGATAAACAAATAGAATATGCGAAAACTATCTATTCATCAGGAAACGATTTATTAATCTTAATTAATGATATTTTAGATTTAGCAAAAATTGAATCTGGAAAAATGGAAGTAAATCCTAGCAATATTCAGATGGATGAATTAAGCGATTTCCTTGAAAATAATTTTAGACCAATTGCTAATAAAAAGAACTTACGCTTTGACATTGTATTAAAGGATAATCTGACACCCGCTCTATTTAATGATGAGCAGCGATTGAAACAGTTATTAACCAATTTATTATCAAATTCCTTTAAATTTACCCAGCAAGGTGGAATCGAACTTGAAATTTCTTCTGATTCAAAAGGTGAATTTAGATTTTCTATTTGTGATACAGGGATTGGAATTCCAAAAGAAAAACAAGGAATAATTTTCCAAGCCTTCCAACAGGCTGATGGAACAACAAGCAGGAAATTTGGTGGAACTGGATTAGGCTTATCTATTTGCCGGGAGCTTTCGGAACTGTTAGGTGGTCGTATTGAGGTAGAAAGTGAAGAAGGAAAGGGAAGTACATTTACCTTTATTGTCGGCAATTATGAGGGGGGGATAAAAGATATGTCCACCTTTATAATGGAGGAGGAAGTAGCTGCTTCTCAGGAACCAGTCTATCGTGAAGAGGTTCCGTATTCTCCACAAAGCGTTGTACAAGAAACCACTATTAAAAGACTATTAATTGTGGATGATGATAGAATTCATAGAAATTACTTGATGGAGCATATTGGTGATAAAAATGTAATAATCAAAGCGGTTTCTACTGGTTATGAAGCGATAGAAGAGTTAAAAGTAAATCAATTTGACTGTATTATTCTTGATTTAGGTTTAACAGATACAAGCGGATTTGTCTTGTTAGAAGAAATCAAAAAAGATTATGCGAATAAAGATTTAAAGGTATTTATTTATACGGCTCGTTCCCTTACCTCTAAAGAGGAATTATTTTTAAATAAATATGCCGATACCATCATTATTAAAGATCCACATGCACCAAAACGGTTAAAAGAGGAATTGGATTTATATTTAAGCGGGAACCAAGAAAATAATATAGAAGAAAACCAGACTTCTAGTAAAACTCAGAAAGCAAAAGCGTTAGAGGGGAAGCTGATCCTCCTTGTCGATGATGATGTTCGAAATGTATATGCATTATCAAGTGTATTAGAAATGCATGGGATGAAAATCCTATTTGCAGAGAATGGTAGAGAAGCACTGGAAATGCTAGCTAAAAATGAAGATATTGACTTAGTGTTAATGGATATTATGATGCCTGAAATGGATGGCTATGAAGCAATAAAACGAATACGACTGGATGATAAACGAAAAGAACTACCCGTAATTGCACTAACAGCAAAAGCGATGAAAGAGGACCGTGAAAAATGCTTGGAAGCTGGAGCATCTGATTATATTATGAAGCCAGTCCATTCTGATCAACTTCTTTCTTTAATTAGTGTGTGGCTCTACCCAGTAGAGGGAAGAGAATGA